A genomic window from Lotus japonicus ecotype B-129 chromosome 1, LjGifu_v1.2 includes:
- the LOC130744135 gene encoding uncharacterized protein At4g04775-like, with protein sequence MAQNQKAWSRHGGPTTRMNNQMRESTQNTRFSARSSSSCTPCPEKSCGCGKQVIMYKSNSKLNPGKFFWRCPDWKENWTCGFFEWVKAEGEAENEESSKVNVELKNVEDLTEMMDKKIDKLREELQGDMEEIMQSVIGKIMEDKNEMKDKKIAKLKLKLKNEGLKSNVLLVLLVLGCAVVLAKYF encoded by the exons ATGGCCCAAAACCAAAAGGCATGGAGCAGGCACGGTGGCCCAACAACGAGGATGAACAACCAGATGCGCGAATCGACCCAGAACACACGATTCAGTGCTCGATCGTCCAGCTCCTGCACCCCATGCCCAGAGAAAAGTTGTGGTTGTGGCAAACAAGTCATTATGTACAAGTCCAATTCCAAGCTTAATCCTGGAAAGTTTTTTTGGAGATGTCCTGATTGGAAA GAAAATTGGACCTGTGGTTTCTTTGAATGGGTCAAAGCTGAAGGTGAAGCTGAAAATGAGGAATCCTCTAAAGTGAATGTAGAATTGAAGAATGTTGAAGACCTTACTGAGATGATGGACAAGAAAATTGATAAGCTGAGGGAAGAGCTGCAGGGAGACATGGAGGAAATCATGCAGAGTGTGATTGGTAAGATCATGGAAGACAAGAATGAAATGAAAGACAAGAAGATTGCCAAGTTAAAGCTCAAACTGAAAAATGAGGGCTTGAAGAGCAATGTGTTGTTGGTGTTGTTAGTTTTAGGGTGTGCTGTAGTTTTGGCAAAGTATTTCTAG
- the LOC130744065 gene encoding putative F-box protein At3g16210 — translation MEFQSRQVKSMAKEIPDDISFTILSKLPLKSLNRFTCVHKSWAGLLQNPYFMTIFRANFLSKHHSYYNDTSLLLQQTPHLIDYLMGCGRPPYLLSGDKFQNRVKLDWPLPFQVDDRFIVILGSGIHGTFCLNQSKKFVLWNPATEEFRIIPPSPLDSPPDLGVMITTPHGFGYDPVRDDFKVIRELVTFPDYTAFEDDWPIAPDPSIFWEIYSLRSNSWRKLDAHMPIIVERPAKCTDTYVNGVCHWLGIVDLHGDEEHLASFNLSNEVFLTTPLPFDLGDRSLQKCLVVLNGSIAVISESAETTFHISILGELGVKESWTKLFTIGPLPWVGFPIGVGNKGDVFLRKEEKGELALFDLSSQMLEDIVTKEQLDSHRIIIYKESPLQIGQTEY, via the coding sequence ATGGAATTCCAATCGAGACAAGTTAAATCTATGGCAAAGGAGATACCTGATGATATTTCTTTTACTATTTTGTCGAAGCTGCCTCTCAAATCTCTTAACCGATTCACCTGCGTACACAAATCATGGGCTGGTTTACTTCAAAACCCTTATTTCATGACCATTTTCCGCGCCAATTTCCTATCCAAGCATCACTCTTATTACAATGATACATCTCTTCTCTTACAGCAGACACCGCATCTCATAGATTATCTCATGGGTTGTGGCAGACCGCCGTATTTGCTTTCAGGTGACAAGTTTCAGAATAGGGTCAAATTAGATTGGCCTCTTCCATTTCAAGTCGATGACAGGTTCATCGTCATTTTGGGATCGGGTATTCATGGCACATTTTGTCTCAACCAAAGCAAGAAGTTTGTATTGTGGAACCCAGCTACTGAGGAATTCAGAATTATTCCTCCCAGCCCTCTTGACTCTCCACCTGATCTGGGTGTTATGATTACTACTCCTCATGGATTTGGTTATGACCCTGTTAGAGATGACTTTAAGGTGATTCGAGAATTAGTAACTTTTCCAGATTACACTGCCTTTGAAGATGATTGGCCAATTGCCCCAGACCCAAGCATCTTTTGGGAGATATATAGCCTAAGAAGCAACTCTTGGAGGAAACTTGATGCTCATATGCCTATTATTGTTGAGAGACCCGCCAAGTGCACTGACACGTACGTGAATGGAGTGTGTCATTGGTTGGGTATTGTAGATTTACATGGTGATGAAGAACATTTGGCGTCATTTAACTTGAGCAATGAGGTTTTCCTTACAACACCCTTACCGTTTGATCTGGGTGATAGATCGCTGCAGAAATGCTTGGTGGTGTTAAATGGGTCCATTGCTGTGATATCAGAATCTGCAGAAACAACTTTTCACATTTCAATTTTGGGTGAACTCGGTGTGAAGGAATCGTGGACTAAACTTTTCACTATTGGACCTTTGCCTTGGGTTGGGTTTCCTATTGGGGTGGGGAATAAGGGTGATGTATTcttaagaaaagaagaaaaaggggaACTAGCTTTGTTTGATTTAAGTTCCCAGATGCTCGAGGATATTGTCACTAAAGAGCAGTTAGATAGTCATCGAATAATAATTTATAAGGAAAGCCCTCTTCAGATAGGACAAACAGAATATTGA
- the LOC130744141 gene encoding EP1-like glycoprotein 3: protein MQTLAAPHRGCQLHDKMMCLTNYTRITEDDALLTVVTNSPRFALLSRCAQSHQCGIGLSSTPLAGFNRMNQQLVSTKAEFQFDDEYDLENAFKRAVPWLEGGFVMKDELSSVFDVFSLLQTRPLHCGVRWQTNTANKGVVAFRLLPNGNVVLLDGNGKFVWQSFDHPTDTILVGQYLRASGPYELVSRLSEKENVNGPYSLKLEGKGLALYYKPKNSPRPICYWSESYIEQGSFENVTLTSDSESFEIGFDYFVANSSNFGNRIIGRPVNNSTLTYVRLGIDGNIRFNTYFLDVRDGVWKVTYTLFDRDSDDESECQLPQRCGKFGLCEENQCVACPLENGLFGWSNNCSAKAVTSCKASEFHYYKLEGVEHYMSKYTTGDRVSETNCGNKCTKDCKCVGYFYNRDNSRCWTAYDLH from the exons ATGCAGACGCTGGCTGCTCCTCACCGTGGCTGCCAGCTTCACGACAAGATGATGTGCCTTACCAACTACACACGCATCACGGAAGATGACGCGCTCCTCACCGTCGTGACCAATTCCCCACGATTTGCTCTGTTGAGTAGGTGCGCTCAGTCCCATCAATGCGGAATTGGATTGTCAAGCACTCCTTTAGCCGG GTTCAATAGGATGAATCAACAACTGGTGAGCACCAAAGCAGAGTTTCAATTTG ATGATGAGTATGATTTAGAAAATGCTTTCAAGAGAGCTGTGCCATGGCTTGAAGGTGGCTTTGTCATGAAGGATGAATTAAGTTCAGTCTTCGATGTTTTTAGTTTGTTGCAA ACTAGGCCCTTACATTGTGGAGTACGGTGGCAAACAAACACCGCCAATAAAGGCGTGGTGGCGTTCAGGTTACTTCCAAATGGCAACGTGGTGCTACTTGATGGGAACGGGAAATTCGTTTGGCAAAGTTTTGACCACCCCACCGATACGATCCTGGTGGGGCAGTATCTGAGAGCTAGTGGGCCATATGAGCTCGTTAGTAGGCTTTCCGAGAAGGAAAATGTGAATGGGCCTTATAGCTTGAAGTTGGAGGGTAAAGGGTTGGCCTTGTACTACAAGCCCAAGAACTCTCCCAGGCCCATTTGCTATTGGTCTGAATCTTATATTGAACAAGGCTCATTTGAAAATGTCACATTAACATCTGATTCAGAaagttttgaaattgggtttgaTTACTTTGTTGCCAACTCTTCCAATTTTGGCAACAGGATCATTGGTAGGCCAGTGAACAACAGTACCTTGACATATGTTAGGCTTGGAATTGATGGTAACATTAGGTTCAACACTTATTTCCTAGATGTGCGTGACGGTGTTTGGAAAGTGACCTACACTTTGTTTGATAGAGATTCTGATGATGAGAGTGAGTGCCAATTGCCACAGAGATGTGGGAAATTTGGGCTTTGTGAGGAAAATCAATGTGTTGCTTGCCCATTGGAGAATGGACTATTTGGGTGGAGTAACAATTGCAGTGCTAAGGCTGTAACATCATGCAAGGCAAGTGAATTCCACTACTATAAACTTGAAGGAGTTGAGCATTACATGAGTAAATACACTACTGGGGATAGAGTAAGTGAAACTAATTGTGGAAACAAATGCACCAAAGACTGCAAGTGTGTGGGGTATTTCTACAACAGGGATAACTCAAGGTGCTGGACAGCATATGATCTACACTAG
- the LOC130744157 gene encoding F-box/kelch-repeat protein At2g43270-like: protein MAPPTMEIHDDIAFSILSKLPLKSLKRFTCAHKTWAHLLENPHFMAMFRANFLSKHHSYYDDTSLVLLDYRREPHLLLGDKFENKVKLDWPYLFSTVIVGCGMHGIFCLDLGGQCELWNPATKELRIIPPSPLVESQRDQITSSPFVESQRDQITSATAFGFGYDNLNDDFKVIRLLRFFPYLTFSEQDNKPMIQEPLPCLEIYSLRSNSWRKLDIDRFLDPLPDTGGVSYLNGMCHWLATGYENHHKTQYLVSFNMSSEILFTTPLPLDMGRVTKFLVVLNGSIAVILRYGKTYHISILCELGVKESWTKLFTFECLLGVRPIGVGKEWLYILPKAKW from the coding sequence ATGGCCCCTCCAACAATGGAGATTCACGATGATATTGCCTTCTCTATTTTGTCCAAGCTGCCTTTGAAATCTCTTAAGCGATTCACCTGCGCACACAAAACATGGGCTCATTTACTTGAAAATCCTCATTTCATGGCCATGTTCCGCGCCAATTTCTTGTCTAAACATCACTCTTATTATGACGATACATCTCTTGTCTTACTTGATTATAGAAGAGAGCCACATTTACTTCTAGGTGACAAGTTTGAGAATAAAGTTAAATTAGATTGGCCTTATCTATTTTCCACGGTGATTGTGGGTTGTGGTATGCATGGCATTTTTTGTCTTGATCTAGGAGGGCAGTGTGAATTGTGGAACCCAGCTACTAAGGAATTAAGAATTATTCCTCCCAGCCCTCTTGTTGAGTCTCAACGTGATCAGATTACCTCTAGCCCTTTTGTTGAGTCTCAACGTGATCAGATTACCTCTGCTACTGCTTTTGGATTTGGTTATGACAACCTTAATGATGACTTTAAGGTGATTCGGTTACTACGATTTTTTCCATATCTTACTTTTTCCGAGCAAGATAATAAGCCAATGATCCAAGAACCCTTGCCGTGTTTGGAGATATATAGCCTAAGAAGCAACTCTTGGAGAAAACTTGATATTGATAGGTTTTTGGATCCCCTACCTGATACAGGCGGTGTCAGTTACTTGAATGGAATGTGTCATTGGTTGGCTACTGGATATGAAAATCACCATAAAACACAATATTTGGTATCATTTAACATGAGCAGTGAGATTCTCTTTACAACGCCCTTACCCTTAGATATGGGTCGAGTCACCAAATTCTTGGTAGTGTTAAATGGGTCCATTGCAGTGATATTGAGATATGGAAAAACTTATCACATATCAATTTTGTGTGAACTTGGTGTGAAGGAATCGTGGACTAAACTTTTCACTTTTGAATGCTTGCTTGGCGTTCGGCCTATTGGAGTGGGGAAAGAATGGTTATATATTCTTCCGAAAGCAAAATGGTGA
- the LOC130744167 gene encoding uncharacterized protein LOC130744167: protein MVGNLSSAVSPLLDLTIFERLKSFRQPGSDIDISRISTQQGASIRDVGKWVEGSWVWSLEWSRELLDRDRDSVENLLRSLRGFSLVEGRRYRWVWTKEGSGEYTVSSAYDCLQGDYAVSKLEAITFNRLWSVKAPSNAISLAWKILLQRIQTKDELAKRRALPVGIGLDLFCGDHEESCLHLFLECRFAWGIWMRILNWVGISTALPNSLVALFIQFGSNIASSSKSRKTISAIWIATVCALWKARNKVAFRRELLEAGEIC, encoded by the coding sequence tcatttagacaacccggTAGTGACATAGATATTTCAAGAATTTCTACTCAGCAAGGTGCAAGCATCAGGGATGTGGGAAAATGGGTAGAGGGCAGTTGGGTTTGGTCACTAGAATGGTCCAGAGAATTGTTAGATAGGGACAGGGATAGTGTGGAAAATTTATTGCGATCATTGAGAGGCTTTTCTCTGGTGGAGGGTAGAAGGTATAGATGGGTTTGGACCAAAGAGGGTTCAGGAGAATACACTGTCAGCTCAGCGTATGATTGCTTACAGGGTGATTATGCTGTGTCGAAATTGGAAGCTATAACGTTTAATAGGTTGTGGTCAGTCAAGGCCCCATCAAATGCTATCTCATTGGCATGGAAGATATTACTACAGCGAATCCAAACAAAAGACGAGTTAGCAAAGAGGAGGGCTCTTCCAGTGGGGATTGGTTTAGATCTCTTCTGTGGGGATCATGAAGAGTCATGCTTGCATTTGTTTCTTGAATGTAGATTTGCGTGGGGTATCTGGATGAGAATTCTGAACTGGGTGGGGATTTCTACGGCATTACCAAACAGCTTGGTTGCTCTTTTCATCCAATTTGGTTCGAATATTGCTTCTAGCTCGAAGTCAAGAAAAACTATTTCTGCAATTTGGATCGCAACTGTGTGTGCTCTTTGGAAAGCTAGGAATAAAGTGGCATTCAGGAGGGAGTTATTGGAGGCGGGAGAAATTTGTTGA